CCCTGCGCCTGCGGAAAGCCTGAACATGGAAGCACTGTATCTTCTCATCCCCTTGAGCGTCGTGGTCGTCTTCATCGCGCTGTGGGTGTATTTCACGGCCTCGGACAGCGGCCAGTTCGACGACCTCGTCGGACCGGGCCTGCGCGTGCTGCAGGACGACGATACGCCGCCGGAAGCGGCCGCCCCGCCCGCGCCTCAGCGCGAATAACCTTGCGACCCCGGCCGCGCATCGAAGCGCCGGCCCCACCACGGCAAGAACACGGTGTTGCCACCGCGCGCGCGAAACCACGGCTGTTCGTGGTCGATGGGCCGCACCACGGCCGGCGGCGCCACCACCACGGCTGTCACACTTTCGCTGTCGCTGCTGCCCGCCACCAGCACGGGCCGGCCCACGTGGTTGGCATGGGCGATGGCCAGCGCCACGTTGGTCAGCGCCGTGCCGGCGCCCGTCTCGCCCAGCAAGGCTGGCATATTGAAGGTCTGCTTGTTGAAGTCGAAGTCGGGCAATTGCTGCGTCAGGCTTTGCGCCAGCGGGCCGAGCCGTTCTGACGAGACCGGATAGGTGCTGCCGGCATCGTGGATGACGTAGCCGACGGCGTCGTCGTTCAATTGCGCGTTGCGGGCGGCAGCGTCGATGGCAGCGCTCCACGCCTGCACGGCGCGCGGGGAAGCGCCCTTGCCGGCGGTGAAATCGGCGACCTGGCGCGTGGCGGGAAAACCCAGCCAGGCCAACGGCGCGCGCTCGGTCTTGTAGCCGGGGCCGGCCAGCACCAGCAAGACCATGTTTTCATTGATCTGCTCATCCTTGGGCGGATAACTGGGCGCATCCCAGTTCATCACCCACACCGTCTTGTCGGGATTGGCCTGCAGGTAGGCCAGCCCAGCCGCCAGGGACGTAAAGCCCGAGTTGGCGCCGCCCATGGTGACGCGCACGTCGGGCGGCGTGGCCGTGGTCCATGAATCGGGGAAGGAGGGATTGCCGATGCTGAAGGCGCGCCTGATTGTATCCTGCACATATTCTCCGGCTTCTATGGGATCGAGACGTCCCGCAGGCAGCGCGTATTCGACGCGAATGCCGGCCAGTTCACGGCGCGTGGATTTGTCGGTCAGTGAATGGGCATTGTAAAAATACTCTCTACTGGAAAAATAGATGTCACGAAAGCGATAAATTAACTCGGCAACGTATTGCTGATGGTAGCCTTCAAAAGTTTCGCTACCCGTATTGCCGTACGCAATCATGCCGATCGATTGCACCTTACCAAAACGCACAGGATTCTCTTTCACTTTGCTATCGTCCTTGTTTGGCTTGGCCAGCCCCAGTGTCCACAGCAGTTGCCACTCGGTCGGATAGTCGCGCCGCTGCAGCGGATTGAGCCACTGCACACCGACCACCTGCGCCATGTAGGGTTGCTGTGGCGCGGCGGACTCGACTGCGGCAATCGGTATGGCTACCGGCGCCTTGTTGGCGCAGGCTGATAGCAGCATGGTCAGCATCGTTAGCATCAAAAAACGCTTCATCGCTGCTCCTGTCGAGATTAGCGCGAGTACCCTTGCGACCCCGGCCGCGCATCGAAGCGCCGGCCCCACCACGGTAAAAACACGGTATTGCCGCCGCGTGCGCGAAACCACGGCTGTTCGTGGTCGATGGGCCGCACGACGGCCGGCGGCGCCACCACCACGGCTGTCACACTTTCGCTGTCGCTGCTGCCCGCCAC
Above is a genomic segment from Janthinobacterium sp. 64 containing:
- the ccoS gene encoding cbb3-type cytochrome oxidase assembly protein CcoS, producing MEALYLLIPLSVVVVFIALWVYFTASDSGQFDDLVGPGLRVLQDDDTPPEAAAPPAPQRE